DNA sequence from the Cronobacter turicensis z3032 genome:
AGGACAATCACGGAATCCTGTTTCAGGCCATCCAGCACGTTATCGAAACGCCACAGCAGCGCGTCGTCGAGGCAGGAGCCGTCTTTACACAGCTCGTTAAGCTTCCATTCAGTCATGTCTGTATGTGGAATGCGGTTGCAGGCGCCTTTACAGCCGCCATCGTTATCCCGCCACAGCACGTTAACGCCCGCATGCGCCAGTACGTCCATCAGCCCTTCCTGATGATGCGCCAGTCCGGCGTCGTAATGCGCGCGCGGCATCCCGGAGAACATGCAGGGCACTGAAATGGCGGTTTCCGTACCGCAGGAGGTGGCGTGCGGATAAAACACCACACCCTGTTTTTTCAGCTGCGGGTTAGTGTCGCGATCATAGCCGCCGAGCGAATAGTTCTGCTCGCGGGAGGCTTCGCCAATCACCACCACCAGTACGGTTTTTTTGGTCTGCTGGCGAATGATTGGGCCTTTTTTGGCATCTTCGCCGATGCGCACCAGCGTCTGGTCGCCCGCGAAAAAGCGTGAATGAGTATATTTGACGATGCCGCTGATGTAGTTGGCGGGCGTAACCATCTTGGCGATGTTTTTATTGTTGCGAAACAGCGAGGCGTAGTCCTTATAAAATAGTGACGCCACGAGAATGATCACCAGCAGGCTCGCGAGAATACTGACCAGACGGCGCAGCGCCGTCCAGAGTAAACTGCCGGACACCACCTCAATGCGGCTCAGCAGCAACGCCGGTACGAGGCCCGCAACCACAAGCCATCCGACAAGCTGCGGCGTTATCAGCGCCCCGGCTTCCTGAGAGTTGGTCTCGAAAATATTGACCATCATGTTCTGGTCAATTACCGCCCCGTAGGTATACATAAAATAGCTGCTGGCCGCCGAGCCGAGGAGCAATATGGCCAGGACCGGTTTGCGTAGCCACGGCAGGTTAATGATGCTGAAAATCACCAGCCAGGCGCAGAACAGCACCAGCGGTACGCTCGCGGCGAACAGCATGTCGTGCAGATGATGTGGGGCGATAAGCGTCCAGCAGCGGCCAATAAACAGCGCATTCATCAGCGTGAAGATCAGGGCGCTGAACAGGTTGAAACGCAAGTCGCTCCAGCGCAGTTTTTTAATAGTTGGCATTATAAAAACTCCATTAATGATGCAGGCAGTCTACGGCGCAAAGATTAGTGAAACCTTAACCTGCCTTTAACAGCACGCCAGGCAGATTCAACGAAAGCTCAACGGCAACACAATTGTTGCAATTACGTGGCGCTCTGGTGAGCAAACTTGCATCCCGGCGCAGTTCAGGCTTCAATTGTAACTATCATGTTAACGAGGAGCCGTTGTGGCCGAGCAGCTCGAGTTTTTCCCAGTTCCCAGTCCGTGTCGCGGGATTTGCCAGTCGGATGAACGCGGCTACTGCCGTGGCTGCATGCGCAGCCGCGACGAGCGTTTCAACTGGCAGAAGATGAACGACGCTCAGAAGCAAGAGGTGTTGCGCCTCTGTCGCCAGCGGATGCTCCGTAAACTGCGCGCCGGTCGCGCCGAACCTGACGAAGAACCGCAGCAGCCTTCACTGTTTTAACCGCGTCTCTTGCGTATAATCCCCGGCAGTTTTCCTTTCTGAGGTAAGTACTTATGGTTGAGCGTATTCTTATGGCGCCCCAGGGGCCGACGTTTTCACGTCTGGTAATGGGGTACTGGCGTTTAATGGAGTGGAATTACTCCGCCCGCGAGCTGGTGGGGTTTATCGAGCAACATCTGGAGCTGGGCATTACCACGGTCGATCACGCCGATATTTACGGAAACTATCAGTGTGAAGCCGCTTTCGGCGAGGCGCTGCGTCTGGCGCCGCATCTGCGCGAAAAAATGGAAATCGTCACCAAATGCGGTATCGCCACTACGGCGAAGCCGGAAAACGCCCTGGGGCATTACATTACCGATCGCGCGCATATTGTGCAGAGCGCGGAAAACTCCCTGCGCCACCTCAGTACCGATGTGCTGGATCTCCTGCTGATCCATCGCCCCGATCCGCTGATGGATGCCGATGAGGTCGCCGAAGCGTTCCTTGCTCTGCATAAAAGCGGCAAAGTCCGCCATTTTGGCGTCTCGAACTTCACGCCAGCGCAATTCTCGTTATTGCAGTCGCGCCTGCCGTTTACGCTCGCGACCAATCAGGTTGAGATTTCGCCGGTACATCAGCCGCTGCTGCTGGACGGAACGCTGGATCTGCTCCAGCAGTTACGCATTCGCCCGATGGCCTGGTCATGCCTTGGCGGCGGGCGGCTGTTCAGCGAAGAAAGCTGTGGGCCGCTGCGCGCAGAGCTGCGGCAGGTCGCAGAAGAGACGGGCGCGCAGACCATTGAGCAGGTGGTCTACGCCTGGGTGATGCGTCTGCCGTCGCGCCCGCTGCCGATTATCGGTTCCGGCAAAATCGATCGCGTCAAAAGCGCGATGGGCGCGCTGTCGCTTGAGCTGTCGCGCCAGCAGTGGTTCCGCATCCGCAAGGCCGCGCTCGGTTACGACGTTCCCTGACGGCGCTATTCCCTCCTTTCCGGTGAAAATCGCCAGTCTGATATAGACTTAACGAGAATCACCTGAACCTGGAGGGAATATGAAGCGATTGACTCTGGCGGCGATGGCGCTGCTGACATGCGGCGTCGTACAGGCCGCCAGCCAGGAAGTGGACCTGCATCTGGCTACCGACCAGGGCGTCGGCCAGTCGGTCGGTACGGTCAAAATCACTGAAACCGATAAAGGCCTCGAATTCGCGCCCGATCTTAAGGGGCTGCCGCCAGGCGAGCACGGTTTTCACATCCACGCCAACGGTAGCTGCGAGCCCGCCATGAAAGACGGCAAAATGGCGGCGGCAGAAGCGGCAGGCGGTCATTTCGACCCACAAAAGACCGGTAAACACGCCGGGCCTGAGGGCGACGGGCATTTAGGCGATCTGCCGGCGCTGGCCGTCAATAATGACGGAAAAGCCACCGAGCCGGTGACCGCGCCGCGAATTAAAACGCTTGATGAAATCAAAGGCAAAGCGCTGATGGTGCATGTCAGCGGCGATAACATGTCCGATCATCCGAAACCGCTTGGCGGCGGCGGCGCCCGTTACGCCTGCGGCGTTATTTAACCACTCCCCGGGCGTTGCTCTCCTGCGGTGAGGGCGACGCCTGCTCCAGCTGTGACAGCGAACACC
Encoded proteins:
- the ydhF gene encoding Oxidoreductase ydhF, translated to MVERILMAPQGPTFSRLVMGYWRLMEWNYSARELVGFIEQHLELGITTVDHADIYGNYQCEAAFGEALRLAPHLREKMEIVTKCGIATTAKPENALGHYITDRAHIVQSAENSLRHLSTDVLDLLLIHRPDPLMDADEVAEAFLALHKSGKVRHFGVSNFTPAQFSLLQSRLPFTLATNQVEISPVHQPLLLDGTLDLLQQLRIRPMAWSCLGGGRLFSEESCGPLRAELRQVAEETGAQTIEQVVYAWVMRLPSRPLPIIGSGKIDRVKSAMGALSLELSRQQWFRIRKAALGYDVP
- the yjdB gene encoding UPF0141 membrane protein yjdB, yielding MPTIKKLRWSDLRFNLFSALIFTLMNALFIGRCWTLIAPHHLHDMLFAASVPLVLFCAWLVIFSIINLPWLRKPVLAILLLGSAASSYFMYTYGAVIDQNMMVNIFETNSQEAGALITPQLVGWLVVAGLVPALLLSRIEVVSGSLLWTALRRLVSILASLLVIILVASLFYKDYASLFRNNKNIAKMVTPANYISGIVKYTHSRFFAGDQTLVRIGEDAKKGPIIRQQTKKTVLVVVIGEASREQNYSLGGYDRDTNPQLKKQGVVFYPHATSCGTETAISVPCMFSGMPRAHYDAGLAHHQEGLMDVLAHAGVNVLWRDNDGGCKGACNRIPHTDMTEWKLNELCKDGSCLDDALLWRFDNVLDGLKQDSVIVLHLMGSHGPAYYRRYPDNFRRFTPTCDTNEIQDCDRQALINTYDNTILYTDDVLSRTIDALRKHQDTMNTALVYLSDHGESLGENGIYLHGAPYLLAPDQQTHIPLLFWLSGDYARQYGVDTGCLGKRAATDEVSQDNLFSTVLGIMNIQTSLYQPQEDMLSACRKN
- the ydhL gene encoding Uncharacterized protein ydhL; the encoded protein is MAEQLEFFPVPSPCRGICQSDERGYCRGCMRSRDERFNWQKMNDAQKQEVLRLCRQRMLRKLRAGRAEPDEEPQQPSLF
- the sodC gene encoding Superoxide dismutase [Cu-Zn] — protein: MKRLTLAAMALLTCGVVQAASQEVDLHLATDQGVGQSVGTVKITETDKGLEFAPDLKGLPPGEHGFHIHANGSCEPAMKDGKMAAAEAAGGHFDPQKTGKHAGPEGDGHLGDLPALAVNNDGKATEPVTAPRIKTLDEIKGKALMVHVSGDNMSDHPKPLGGGGARYACGVI